A single genomic interval of Corylus avellana chromosome ca10, CavTom2PMs-1.0 harbors:
- the LOC132163241 gene encoding UBP1-associated protein 2A-like: protein MAKKRKLRSSEPEPAKAPEPEPQSEPQVVEEVLQSQPEPIKPIKEENPPQEQQDDMAVDDSKEEEQEDPREQELQQIKEEEEEEEQEEEQEEEEEEEEEEEGVDASNEAVPSEAQPIEANGADAAAEEEEEDDDDDEEPVENLLEPFSKEQLVALVKRAVDKHPDLIESVRDLADADPAHRKIFVHGLGWDTTAETLISVFGKYGEIEDCKAVTDRVSGKSKGYAFILFKHRSGARKALRQPQKQIGNRTTSCQLASSGPVPAPPPVTPPVSEYTQRKIFVSNVSAEVDPNKLLEYFRRYGEVEDGPLGLDKQTGKPKGFALFVYKSVESARKALEEPHKSFEGHTLHCQRAIDGPKPNRPYHQQQQHHHPHHHQPHFHSRKEKNKYSAGPGPGPGHLMAPSGPAVGFNPTQALNPVLGQALTTLLATQGAGLGLGNLLGGLGGAPVNQAGPPAGYGNQAGGSYGNQPVMQGGYQNPQMGQSSAARPHPGGGPPYMGH, encoded by the coding sequence ATGGCAAAGAAGCGAAAGCTGCGATCGTCTGAGCCCGAGCCCGCCAAAGCCCCTGAACCGGAGCCACAATCAGAACCTCAAGTGGTAGAAGAAGTTCTCCAGTCTCAGCCAGAGCCAATCAAGCCaatcaaagaagaaaacccTCCCCAGGAGCAGCAAGATGACATGGCCGTAGACGATTCCAAAGAAGAAGAGCAGGAAGATCCTCGAGAACAAGAACTGCAGCagataaaagaagaagaagaagaagaggaacaaGAAGAggaacaagaagaagaggaagaagaagaagaagaggaggaaggcGTAGACGCCTCAAACGAAGCCGTTCCATCTGAAGCCCAACCCATAGAAGCAAATGGAGCCGATGCCGCGgctgaggaggaggaggaggacgacgacgacgacgaagaACCCGTGGAGAACCTACTGGAACCCTTCTCGAAGGAGCAGCTGGTGGCCCTCGTCAAAAGGGCGGTGGACAAGCACCCGGACTTGATCGAGAGCGTTCGAGATCTGGCGGATGCAGACCCGGCCCACCGCAAGATATTCGTCCACGGCCTCGGCTGGGACACCACCGCCGAAACCCTAATCTCCGTCTTCGGCAAGTACGGCGAGATCGAGGACTGCAAGGCCGTCACCGACCGCGTCTCGGGCAAATCCAAGGGCTACGCTTTCATCCTCTTCAAGCACCGGAGCGGGGCCCGCAAGGCCCTTCGGCAGCCCCAGAAGCAGATCGGAAATCGCACCACCTCCTGCCAGCTTGCCTCCTCGGGGCCCGTGCCGGCCCCACCGCCCGTGACACCACCGGTCTCGGAATACACTCAGCGCAAGATCTTTGTGAGCAATGTGTCGGCTGAGGTCGATCCCAACAAGCTGCTCGAATACTTTAGGCGGTATGGGGAGGTTGAGGACGGTCCCTTGGGGCTCGATAAGCAGACTGGGAAGCCTAAGGGATTCGCGCTTTTCGTGTATAAGAGCGTAGAGAGTGCGAGAAAGGCTTTGGAGGAGCCACACAAGAGCTTTGAGGGGCATACATTGCATTGTCAGAGGGCTATAGATGGTCCGAAGCCCAACCGGCCGTATCATCAACAGCAGCAGCACCACCACCCTCATCATCACCAACCGCATTTCCATTCTAGAAAGGAGAAGAACAAGTATTCCGCTGGGCCCGGGCCCGGGCCTGGCCATTTGATGGCACCGTCGGGCCCTGCGGTGGGGTTCAATCCCACGCAGGCTCTGAACCCTGTGCTGGGTCAGGCCCTCACTACATTGCTTGCGACCCAGGGAGCTGGCCTGGGACTCGGTAATCTGCTTGGAGGACTTGGCGGTGCGCCCGTGAACCAGGCTGGACCGCCAGCAGGATACGGGAATCAGGCTGGTGGGAGCTATGGAAACCAGCCAGTCATGCAGGGTGGCTATCAGAACCCACAAATGGGGCAGAGTAGTGCTGCTAGGCCTCATCCGGGCGGTGGTCCACCATACATGGGTCATTAG
- the LOC132162905 gene encoding zinc finger BED domain-containing protein RICESLEEPER 2-like, translating to MESEDIEVDLGDDTLTVNPTPRSGGSSSTENTPDQPVDTVSPAVEIGDIIDSVRQSIKYIVASEGRLNVFSEIAKRLHLPCKKLILDVPTCWTNTYMMLETAIRFKEVFPRYHRVDQTFQWVVSLKQWDMVDNINQVLLGFNDVTNVVSGSDYPTTNLFLPEIRRMKEVLMIKCEDMNDYIRLMTTKMAAKFDKYWGDSNLLMSLAAIFDPRYNIKLINLFFPIIYPGAEASTHIHNVLTIPQELFELYVYTHNAFILQETTQVNASSSSSAIVRDVVPKVSLGRSRYFEHIRSSDTIRPIKTYLHVYLEEDVYISDKNENRDDMEIDFEVLACWNYNALKYRILSKMARDILAVPISTVASESSFSAGGRVIEPHRASLSIETVLMLLCDSDWMRTLYGIKRKSAGEKYIEVELPTTTTT from the exons ATGGAATCAGAAGACATTGAAGTTGATTTAGGTGATGATACACTTACTGTCAACCCTACTCCTAGATCTGGTGGGTCTAGTAGCACTGAAAATACACCAGATCAACCTGTTGACACTGTTTCTCCTGCTGTTG AAATTGGAGATATTATAGATTCTGTTAGGCAGAGCATAAAATATATAGTGGCTTCTGAGGGTAGGTTGAATGTGTTTAGTGAGATAGCAAAGAGATTACATTTACCTTGCAAGAAGCTGATTTTAGATGTCCCCACATGTTGGACCAACACCTATATGATGTTGGAGACTGCAATTAGGTTCAAAGAAGTGTTTCCTAGGTACCATAGAGTTGATCAAACTTTTCAGTGGGTTGTAAGTCTAAAACAGTGGGATATGGTAGATAATATCAACCAGGTTTTGTTAGGTTTCAATGATGTAACCAACGTTGTATCTGGGAGTGATTACCCTACAACAAATCTGTTTTTACCTGAGATTCGAAGGATGAAAGAAGTTTTGATGATTAAGTGTGAGGATATGAATGATTATATAAGGTTAATGACAACTAAGATGGCTGctaaatttgataagtattggggtgaTAGCAATTTGTTGATGTCCCTAGCTGCTATCTTTGATCCAAGATACAATATAAAGttgatcaatttattttttcctatcatTTATCCTGGGGCTGAAGCTAGTACTCACATTCACAATGTGCTAACAATTCCACAAGAGTTATTTGAGTTATATGTTTATACTCATAATGCTTTTATCTTGCAAGAAACTACTCAAGTaaatgcttcttcttcctcaagtGCAATTGTTAGAGATGTAGTTCCCAAAGTTTCCCTTGGTCGATCAAGGTATTTTGAACATATTAGAAGCAGTGACACCATCCGGCCCATTAAAACATATTTGCATGTTTATCTTGAAGAGGATGTCTACATTTCTGATAAGAATGAGAATAGAGATGATATGGAAATAGATTTTGAGGTTTTGGCATGCTGGAATTACAATGCCTTGAAATACCGTATCTTGTCTAAGATGGCAAGGGATATTTTAGCTGTTCCCATAAGTACAGTTGCTTCAGAATCCTCCTTCAGTGCTGGTGGTAGAGTTATTGAACCCCATAGAGCATCATTATCCATTGAAACTGTTCTAATGCTCTTATGTGATTCAGATTGGATGAGAACACTTTATGGCATCAAGAGAAAATCTGCTGGTGAA aaatATATTGAAGTGGAGTTGCCTACAACTACAACTACTTGA
- the LOC132164370 gene encoding leucine-rich repeat protein 1, translated as MAAPSWIWSLSLAVILGFVNGNSEGDALYTLRRSLSDPDNVLQSWDPTLVNPCTWFHITCNQDNRVTRLDLGNSNLSGHLVPELGKLEHLQYLELYKNNIQGTIPSELGNLKSLISLDLYNNNISGTIPSSLGKLKSLVFLRLNDNRLNGPVPRGLAGISSLKVVDVSNNDLCGTIPTSGPFEHIPLNNFENNPRLEGPELLGLASYDTNCS; from the exons ATGGCAGCGCCGAGCTGGATATGGAGCCTCTCGCTGGCCGTCATTCTCGGATTTGTCAACGGCAACTCCGAAGGAGACGCTCTGTACACGCTCAGGCGGAGCTTATCAGATCCCGACAACGTCCTTCAGAGCTGGGATCCTACCCTTGTCAACCCCTGTACTTGGTTCCACATCACTTGCAACCAGGACAACCGCGTCACCCGCCT TGATCTTGGTAATTCAAATTTATCTGGACATTTGGTACCTGAACTCGGGAAGCTAGAGCATCTACAGTATCT GGAGCTGTataaaaacaacattcaagGAACTATCCCTTCGGAGCTCGGTAACCTGAAGAGTCTAATCAGCTTGGACTTATACAATAACAACATCTCCGGGACAATTCCATCTTCATTGGGGAAATTGAAGTCTCTTGTGTTTTT ACGGCTTAATGACAACAGGTTAAATGGGCCTGTCCCCAGGGGACTCGCTGGTATTTCAAGCCTCAAAGTTGT GGATGTCTCAAACAATGATTTGTGTGGAACTATTCCAACCAGTGGCCCATTTGAGCACATCCCTTTGAACAA CTTTGAGAATAATCCTCGGTTAGAAGGTCCAGAGTTGCTGGGGCTTGCAAGTTATGACACTAACTGCTCATGA